The sequence below is a genomic window from Micromonospora aurantiaca ATCC 27029.
CCTTGGCGCGGTCCAGCTCGGCGGCGGTCACCGGCACGGTGGCCAGCTCGTCGACCACCTCGGCGAGCCCGTCGCGCAGCCGCTCGGCGCTCACCCCGGGACGGGCCGTGGCGGTGGCGATCAGCGGGGCGGGCGCGTGCGCGAGGTCCACCCCGTACGCGCCGACCAGGTCCGGCTGGGCGATCCGCTCACCGTCGGCGAGCCGCTGGTAGAGGCGGCTGCCCCGGCCGCTGCCGAGCACGGTGCCCAGCACCGTGGTCACGTCGTACCCCTGGGTGCCGAACGGGTGGGTGCGGTGCGCGACGTAGACGCGGGGGGCGGGCACGTCGGCGGTGACTGTCTCCACCGCCGGGCGGCCGGTGGCCGGCACGGTGCGGCCGTCCGGCGCGGCCGGGATGTCGGCGCGCGCGGTGAGACCGCCGAAGTACTTGTCGGCGAGCGCGAACACCTCCGCCGCCTCTGTGTCGCCGACCACTGTGAGGACCGCGTTGTTCGGCGCGTAGTACGTGCTGTGGAACTCCTGGAAGGTGGCCAGGTCGGCGGCGTTCAGGTCGGCCATCGACCCGATCGTCGCGTGGTGGTACGGGTGGCCCGGCGGGTAGAGCAGCGGCAGCAGCCGCAGCCACGCGTCGCCGTACGGCACGTTCTCGTAGCGCTGACGGCGCTCGTTCTTCACCACGTCACGCTGGTTGTCCAGCGTCTCCTGGGTCAGCGCCGGCACCAGCCCGCCCATCCGGTCGGCCTCCAGCCAGAGCGCCAGTTCCAGATGCTCGGCCGGGACCGTCTCGAAGTAGTTGGTCCGGTCCGGGTTGGTGGTCGCGTTGAGCGAGCCGCCCGCGCCCTGGATCAGCTTCATGTGCTCGGTCTTCGCCACGTTCACCGAGCCCTCGAACATGAGGTGCTCGAAGAGGTGGGCGAAGCCGGTCTGTCCCGCCGGTTCGTGGCGTGAGCCCACGTCGTACCAGAGGTTGACCGCCACGGCCGGGGCGGTGCGGTCCTCGCTCACCACCACACGCAGGCCGTTGTCCAGTCGGGTCGTCTCGATCGGCCAGGGGAAACCGCTGTCGGGCATGAGACGACGCTATCCGATCTCGGAGGCGGAAAGGTGACACGCGCGCCGGAGCATCGCCGGTGCGCGCCGGGGTACCCGTGCGGGCATGGCCGCCACCGCACCCTCCGCCGCCGAGCGCGCCGCCGCCGCGTTGGCCCGGCTCCGGCACGCCCGGCTGCTGCATCCGGCCGGGCGCACGTTCGCCGGCGAGACCCGGATCTGGGGTACGCCGGGACCGCCGACCGGGGTGCCGCTGCTCGACCTGCCGGGCCGGTGGCCGGCCACGATCCGCCTGTCCAAGGGCGTGCCGACGCCGGGTGGCTGGCCGGACGTGCTGGGCGTGGCGGTACGGCTGCACCGCGATCCGGAGCCGCCGGTGGACCTGCTGTGGAGTTCCAGCGCCGCCGCGCCGGTGCTGCGGAACCTGCCGCTGCCCCGGCGGCGCTTCACCGGGACGTACACGTCGATCATGCCGTTCCGGGCCGGCGGGCGGCGGCTGTTCCTGGCCGTGCTGGCCGACCCGGAGTCACCCGACCTGGGTCGCGGCCTGGCCGAGGCCGGCGCGGCGGTGGCCGGCGACGAGCCCCGGCTGGTGCTGGCGGTCGCCTCGGCGGTGGGCCGGTGGCGGCCGTTCGGCGAGGTACGCCTCGACGACGAGCGCGGCGCCGCCGAGGACGCCGCGCTCGCGTTCGATCCGATCGGCAACGTGCCGCCGGGGTTGCGTCTGGCCGGCCCGCTGGCCCGGCTGCGGGACGACAGTTACCGGGGTTCCCGCCGGGCCCGGGGTGCCGGGCTCAGTCGGGCGGCTCGACGGGGGTGACGGTCTGCTCGGACGTGCGGTGCTCCAGCACCGTGTCGGGGGCGGCGTTCTGGTCCGCCTCGCGGATGTCGGACTCGGTGAGGATCGCGTCGGCCTGCGCCTCCGCGTCGTCGCTGCCGGCCGCCGCCTCCTCCGGCAGCAGATGCGCTCGGGACTCGATCCGTTCCTGGTCGCTCGGGTCGTGGCTCGTGGTCATGCCGATCACATACCCCGCGTTCCGCACTTCGGAACGACAGCGGGCTTTCCGCCGCGCGTCGGGTACGCTGGCCGACGTGACGCGGTCGTATCGATGGTTTAGGCAGCCGGCTGGAGGAGCCGGTGACTCGACCATGAGCTGACGTCACCACCTCTTCGAGCCGGCGGGCAGGGATCGATTTCCCTGCCCTTTCGTATGCGAGCAGCCGGCTCGATCCCCCGGACCCGGCACGGGGGCACGGTCGGCGGAAGGAATCCCCACCGTGACCACGTCCCAGGACGCCCATCGGGTCATCGACCAGCGCATCGACCGTGTGGTGCCGCTGACCACCCCGGCCCTGCTGCACCACCACCTGCCGCTCGAGACCCCGCTGGCCGAGGCCGTCGTGGCGGGCCGCCGTGCCGTCGGCCGGGTGCTGGACCGCGACGACGACCGGCTGCTCGTCGTCGTCGGCCCCTGCTCCGTGCACGACCCGGCCGCCGCCCTGGAGTACGCGGGCCGGCTGCGCGAGGCCGCCGCCCGGGTCGCCGACGATTTGCTCGTGGTGATGCGTGTCTACTTCGAGAAGCCGCGCTCGACGGTGGGCTGGAAGGGCCTGATCAACGACCCGGCGCTGGACGGCTCCGGCGACGTGAACACGGGCCTGCGTACCGCGCGGGCGCTCCTGCTCGACGTGCTGCGGCTGGGCCTGCCGGTGGGCTGCGAGTTCCTCGACCCGATCACCCCGCAGTACATCGCGGACACGGTGGCCTGGGGCGCGATCGGCGCGCGGACGGTGGAGAGCCAGGTGCACCGGCAGCTCGCCTCCGGGCTGTCCATGCCGATCGGCATGAAGAACCGCCCGGACGGCAGCATCGCCACCGCCGTGGACGCGATCCGGGCCGCCGGGGTGCCGCACGTCTTCCCCGGCATCGACGTCTCCGGCACCCCGGCGATCATGCACACCCGGGGCAACGCGGACGGGCACCTCGTGCTGCGTGGCGGGGGCGGCCGGCCGAACTACGACGCGGAGTCGGTGGCCGGGGCGCTGGAACTGCTGCGGGCCGCGGGCCTGCCGGAGCGGGTGGTGGTCGACGCCAGCCACGCCAACAGCGGCAAGGACCACCGCAACCAGCCGCTCGTCGCCGCCGACGTGGCCGCCCAGCTCGCCGCCGGCCAGCGCGGGATCGCCGGCATCATGCTGGAGAGCTTCCTGGTGCCGGGCCGGCAGGACCTGGACCCGACCCGGGAGCTGGCGTACGGCCAGTCGGTCACCGACGCCTGCATCGGCTGGGACGCCACCGCCGAGGTCCTCGACCACCTCGCCCAGGCCGTGCGGGCCCGCCGGGCCACGCTCCCGGCGCCGGCCTGAGCGGGGTTGGGGCGAGTTTGACCGGTTCGGTGCCGGGTAGGTGGTCGGCGTGACCGATGACGCGCCCGTGACCGAGCAGCCCGACACCAGGCCGCTCGACGACCTGCTCGACGACATCTACCACGGCCAGGAGCGGATCACCCAGGCGGACATCTACCGCCGGGCGGTGGCCGCCGAACTCCCCGCGGAGCTGCTCACCCGGATCGCCGCACTCCCCCAGGGCGAGTACGCGGCGGACGAGGCGGCGGATCTGCTGGGCGGCACGGTCGCCTGAGCCCCCGGAAGACCGAGAGGACGCGAGATGACCGATCGCAACCCCGACCACGAGCACCTGGCGGCGCTCGGCCAGCCCCCGGAGGGCGTCGACACGCTGCCGGAGCCGGACTTCGCCAACGAGCACGAGCGCACCGCTGTGGACCGGGACGTCGTCACCGGGGAGGACGAGGACGAGCGGGAGCCGGAGGCGTCGCGCGGCTGGGCCGGCGAGGACCACGGCACCACCCCCACCTGACCGTGGGAGACACGGAAAAGGGGGCCGGCGCGCGCCGGCCCCCTTTCGTGTCCTCGGGTCACGCCTCGTGGCGACCGCCCTCGGCCGCCTGCTGGGCGACCGCGTACCCCATCTGGAGGAAGTCGGAGGCGGCCACCGCGGTCAGCGCGGTGGCGACCAGCCGGGTCAGCCGGGGCGCCAGCACCAGACCGCCGGTGAGCCCGGTGGCCACCCACACCGCCAGGCAGAACGGGCAGCTCACCAGCTCGCCGAGCGCGTGCCGGGTCGGGCTGCCCTCGTCGCGGACCTGCTCCATCACCTCGCCGCTGCCGATCGGGTGGTCGTAGCGGGTGAACGGCGCCCGCAGCGGGCTGGTGATCGCGTCCTTGGACAGCAGCCGGCTGAGCTTGTGCGTGGCGATCGAGAGCAGCACCACGTCCGCGGGCGTGGGCCGCTCGGGCACCGGCCGGCCGGTCGCGCGGACCAGGCCGACGAGCGCGGCTGTGACACCGGCGTACGTGCCCATCGCCTTCAGGTAGCCCTCCAGCGGCCGGTGCTCGTGCGGTGCGTACGCCTGGCGCAGGCGCGCCACCTTCTGCTTCAGGCCACTCCCGGTCAACCCGGCCTCCTCGTGCTCGTCGTGCGGGCCGGGCTCAACCGGCGGTCAGGTTGTCGGCCACCTCGCGGTCGAGGTTGGCCAGGATCTCGTCGGCCAGGTCGTGGTCCGGCCCGGCCAGGTCCAGCCGCACCCGGGCGCCGCCCGCGCCGGCCGGCTCCACGTCGATCTCGGCGGACCAGTCCGCGGCACTCCACCGGGCCCGCATGTCGTCGGCGTCGACGACCTCGACCCGGCATGTGCCGGAGCTGCGCAGCCGCTCGGGCAGCCAGGCCGAGGAACGGTCCGGATCGGTGGCCGTGTTGAACACCACCTCCGGCGGCGCGGACATGCCGCGCTCGGCGTGGCTGGCCATCAGGCGTCCCGCAGCCGGCTCGGGTCGACCTCCCGGCCGGGGTGCCGGGCCAGGTACTCCGTCTCCAGTTCGGCGGTGCGCCGCAGGTGGTTGGCGAGCGCCGAGTCGGTGGCGTGCCGCAGCGTGTCCAGCCGGGTGCGGTGCAGGCTCTGCATCTCCCGGACCAGGTCGTCGTCACCCAGCTCCACCGGGTCCACCCCGAGTTGCTCGCCGTCCGCGTCGACGGTACGGGCGTGGTCGCCGTCCCACTCCGCGACCCGCTGTTCCGGGCTCGCGTCCCGGCGTACCGATTCGGTCATCGTCGCCCCCTCGTCTCGTTCGGGTTGGCACCTGTTCGGATGCCCAGCGGGCGTGTCACCAAACCCCGCCCGGACTACGACGCCGTGTCGGAGACGACCGGCGGCCCCGGTACTCTCGTTGGCATGAATCGGCTCTGGACACCGGCGTGGATCGTCCGCCACGTGGCCATGGTCGTGCTCGTGGCGGGTTGCCTCGGCATGGGTTGGTGGCAGGTCACCCGCGCCGCCGGGGGGAACGCGATCAGCTTCGGTTACGCGATCGAGTGGCCGGTCTTCGCCGGTTTCGTGATCTTCGTCTGGTGGCGTGAGGTCCGCCAGACGCTGCGCGCCGCCGACCCGGCGTCGGCGCCGGCGGAGGACACCGCGCCGTCGGCCGGTCCCGCGCCGTCGGTGACCGCCGGCACCCCGGCGGTACGCCGGCCGGTGCGCGTCGTGCGGGCGCCGTCCGCCCCGGCCGACGGGGCGGACGACGCCGAGCTGGCCGCGTACAACAGCTACCTATCCTGGTTGAACGCCAATCCGGGCGCCCGGCCCGGCGACTATCCCGGCTGAGGCCGGTGCGGAAGGACGGACGACGGTGGGCGGAGCCTTTACCCGGTACCGCGTGATCGCCTGGATCGTGGGCGTGGCGCTCGTGGTGCTGGTCCTGATCGGCATGCCGCTGAAGTACGGCTTCGACAACCCGAGCGTGGTGGCCGTGGTCGGCGTGGCGCACGGCTGGCTGTACATGCTCTATCTGGCGCTCACGTTCGATCTGTCGCGCCGGGCGAACTGGCCGCTGAAGCGGATGCTGCTGGTGATGCTCGCCGGCACCGTGCCGTTCGTCTCGTTCTACGCCGAGCGGCGGGTGAGCCACTGGGTGGCCGCCGAGGCCCGGCCGCGGACGCCGGAGCCGGTCGCGGGCTGACCGCGTCTCACCGGGCCGGCCGCCACGGCTCGGCCGCCGGCGGGTCGGCCCAGCCGCCCAGCCGCGCCGCCTCCCGGGCCCGCCCCAGCGCGCGGGCGACCTGGCCGAACTGCCGCTCGTCGTCGCTGCTGAACAGCAGCACCTCGGTGCCGCGCACCCGTCCCCACAGCTCGTGCGAAGGGGGCCGCACGCGGTCGCCGATCAGCACGAGCAGCAGCGGCACCAGCCCGACGGCGCCGAGCATGAGGTACGCCCCGGCGGTGAGCCGGTGCAGGCCGCCGGTGAAGCCGAGCAGCAGGCCGACCGCGGCGATCATCGCGGCGGACACGGCGACCGCCCGGATCGCGAGCCGGTCGTGCGGCCCGCGGTCGGTCCGGAGCTGGGTGATCTCGGCCACCGGCCAGCTGTTGCGGCCGACGGTGAAACGCTCGGCGGTGACGACGATGCCGGGCCGGGCGTAGAGCAGCCTGGGTGCGGCCGGTCGCGGCGAGCGGGGCGGCTGGGCGGCGGAGCGGTCGGTCTGCACGGCGGCCTCCCGGGAGCAGGGATCCCGTGGTGGGATTTCCCGTCCGGGCTTCATTGTGTTGGCCTCGCGCCACCTGACCTCGGGGTTTCGGCGGTCGCGGGGGTCATCGGCCCGGCCCTGCCCGCCGGAAACAGAGAACGATTTCCGTCTTTGTCATGACTTTGCCTGGCGTTGCCTGGCGACATCCGCCCAGAACGACGAATCGGGCGAGTCGCCTCATCCACCCACCGGTTCCCCCTCATCACTTTCCGCCACTTTGCCAACTTTCGCCCCTGCTTGAACTCCCGACTACTGCGATCACGGGTTAGGTTGTCCAGGTCGGCCCGGTCGACAGCCGTCCACCCGGACGGCCCCGGGCCGGTGTCGCCGGGTCGCGAACGTGCCCGGCGACCGGTGGGAGAGGAGCTTTCCGCTCTTGTCGTCCTTACGGATGCTGCTCCGCTCGCTGGCGGTGGCCGGCCTCTCGGCCGCGTTGCTCGCCCCGGCGCAGGTGGCCCGGGCCGAGCCGACCCCCGCCGAGCTGACGAAGCAGATCGAGAAGTCCTCGACTGAGCTGGAGCGAATCGTCGAGTCCTACAACAAGCTCAACGAGGACATCAAGACCAACAAGGCCACCGCGGCCAAGTTGGAGGCCCGGATCGGGCCGCTGCAGGAACAGGCCGAACGCAGCCGCGCCGACGTGGGCGTGCTGGCCGCGACGGCGTACAAGACCGGCGGCATGCGCACCGCGGCGGCCCTGCTGGACCCGGGCGGCCAGGCCACCCTGCCGGAGCGGCTGGGCACGCTCGACCAGCTCACCCGCCAGCGGCAGCGCACCATCAACAGCTTCACCGCCGACCAGAAGCGGCTGATCGACCAGAAGACCGCGCTGGACGTCACGCTCGCCCGAGAGGCGGCGCAGGCCAAGCAGCTCAAGTCCGCGAAGACGCGGATCGAGGCGGACCTGTCCGACCTCTACGAGATGCGGCGCAAGGCGTACGGGCGGGCCACGGAGGCACCCGGCAACCCCAGCTCGGCGGGCAAGCCGCCGGCCGTCTCCGGCGACGCCGGCACGGCGGTGCGGTACGCCTACGGCGCGGTCGGCAAGCCCTACGGCTACGCCCAGGACGGCCCCGGCAGCTACGACTGCTCCGGCCTGACGCTCGCCGCCTGGCGGGCGGCCGGGAAGTCGCTGCCGCACAGCGCGGCGCAGCAGTGGGGGGCCACCACGCGGATCAGCCGCAGCCAGCTGCAACCGGGTGACCTGGTGTTCTACTCCGGGCTCGGGCACGTGGCGCTCTACGTCGGCAACGGCCAGATCATCGACGCGCCCAGCGCCGGACGCAACGTCAGCAAGCGCGGCATGAACATCATGACGATCGCCGGCTACGGCCGGGTCTGAGCACCGCGAAGACGGCGAACGGCCGGCGTCCCCCTGTCGGACGCCGGCCGTTCGCCGTTCATTGTTACCAGGTCAGGCCGCCTGGAGCCCCTCCGCGCGAGCCAGCTCACGCAGCCGGCCGAGAGCCTGGATCTCCAGCTGGCGGATGCGCTCGCGGGACAGCGAGAACCGCGACGCGACCTCGGTCAGCGAGTGCTCCCGCCCGTCCTCCAGGCCGTACCGCGCCCGCATGATGCCGGCGGAACGGTCGTCGAGGTGGTTGAGCAGGCCCTCGATCCGCTGCCGCTCCAGGCCGGTCAGCACGATCTCCTCGGGCGACGGCGCGTCGCTGTCGGCGACCAGGTCACCGAGGTTGGTGTCACCGTCGTCACCCACCGGGGTGTCCAGCGAGACGGTGTCCTGCGACCAGCGGACCAGCTCGTTGACCCGCTCGACGGTCACGCCGAGCGCGGTCGCGATCTGCTCCGGCTCCGGGTCGCTGCCCAGCTCACGGGTGAGCTGCCGGGCCACGTTGCGCATCCGGTTGACGTCCTCGACCAGGTGCACGGGCAGCCGTACGGTCCGCTCCTGCTGGGCGATCGCCCGGCTGATGGCCTGACGGATCCACCAGGTCGCGTAGGTGGAGAACTTGAAGCCCCGCTCGTAGTCGAACTTCTCGACCGCCCGGACCAGGCCGGTGTTGCCCTCCTGGATCAGGTCCAGCATGGGCATCCCGGAGCGCACGTAGCGCCGGGCGATCGACACGACCAGTCGCAGGTTCGCGCGGATGAACAGGTCCTTCGCGCGCTCACCCTCGGCGACCAGCCGCTCCAGGTCCTCCCGGTCGACGCCGTCGGGGATCCGATCCTCGTCGAGCAGGTGCTCGGCGTAGAGGCCCGCCTCGATCGCCTTGGAGAGGTCGACCTCCCGGGCGGCGTCGAGCAGCGGCGTCCGGGAGATCTCGTGCAGGTAGACGCCGACCAGGTCCCGCTCCTCGGCGACCTCGTCGGTACGCATGCCGATGTTCTTGTCCACGATTGCCACGGTCCCCTCGCTCGCGCCGGTTGCCCGGTTCCTTGCCATCCCCACGTTCATCAGCCCTCCCCGTAACCTCCGCTGTGCCCGTAGGTGCTGACACCTACACAACAGATGTGACGCGTCGGGGATTCCATGTCGTGAGTCGAAACTGTCACGAATGCCTGAGTAGTAGCTGAGAGCCCGGTCCATGTTTCCTGTTACCGGCCCGGTTCGGGCGGCTCGCGGGCGCCGTTTTCGGCGCACACCGGAGCTGCGAAATCGCCGTTCGCCCATGGAATGGCACCATTGCCTGTTCCATGAACACAGCGAGCCGCGTCACCGAGTCGTTGCGATCCTGGTCACTGCGAGATACGCGCCTGCGGACCGGTCGGTTCAGCCGTGCTCAAGGATTACCCTCCGCCTCGTTGAACAATCCGTGCGGGAGGAGTCGTCCCCTCCCTGCACGTGATACGCGTCGCACCCGCCTGGCGGATGCGCCGGGCGGGTGGATCGGCGGTACGGGGCCGGCCCGCGGGCGGGCCGGACGGTCAGGAGGCGAGCAGTTCGAGCGCGCCGCGTACCTGGTGGGCGGAGCGGGCCAGCGCGGCCCGGGCGGCCGGCACCTCGGCGCCGGAGACGAGCGCGACGAGCGCGGTCTTGAGGTCGCCGTCGGCCTCCCGCAGGGCGACCCGGCACACCTCCTCGGCGCAGCCGGTGGCCTCCATGAGAATCGAGATCATGCGGCCGCGCAGTTTGGCGTTGGTCGCCACCATGTCGATCATGAGGTTCGAGTAGACCCGGCCCAGACGCACCATCACGGCCGTGGAGAACGTGTTGAGCACCAGCTTCTGCGCCGTGCCGGCCTTCATCCGGGTCGACCCGGTGACCACCTCCGGCCCGGTGTCCACCCCGATGAAGACGTCCACCGACGCGGCGGCCTCGGCCTCCGGATTCGCGCAGAGCAGCACCGTACCGGCCCCCTGCGCCCGGGACGCGGCGAGCGCCCCGAGGACGTACGGGGTGCGCCCGCTGGCCGCCAGGCCCACCACGAGGTCGCCGTGGCGTACGCACTCGGCGGCGTCGGCGGCGCCACCGCGCTCGTCGTCCTCGGCGTCCTCGACGGCCCGCCACATCGCGTCCGGGCCGCCGGCGAGGTGCGAGCAGAACCAGTGCCGCGGCGAGTTGAACGTCGGCGCCAGTTCGGCCGCGTCCAGCACGCCGAGGCGACCGGAGGTGCCGGCCCCGAAGTAGTGCACCCGGTGCCCGTCGCGCAGCGCGGCCACGGCCAGGTCGACCGTCTCGGCGATCTCGTCCAGCACCGCGGCGACCGCGGCCGGCACCCGCCGGTCCGCCTCGTTGATCACGGTGAGCACGTCCCGGGTGGACATCAGGTCGAGGTCGACGCTGTGCGGGTTGCGCCGCTCGGTCGGCGCGCCGACGCGCACCACCGGTCGCACCGCCGCCACGCCGTCCCGCTCCACCCGACCCGCCGTCATCCCCGCCTCCGCCCGGGGCCGACCCGGTGCGACTGGACCGCCTCGGCGGTGGCCTCCAGGGCCTTCTTCGTCCGGGCCCGGCTGCGGGCGGCCACACCGACGAAGAGGCAGTCGACCACTGTGAGCTGGGCCAGCCGGCTGGCGGTCGCGCCGGAGCGGTATGTCGTCTCCCGGGCGGCAGTGGTGAGCACGTGGTCCGCGACCTCGGTGATCGGCGAGCGCGGGAAGTTGGTCAGCGCCACTGTCGTGGCACCGCGCGCCCGGGCCTGCTCCAGCACCTCGATGACGTCGGACGTGGTGCCGGTGTGCGAGATGCCGACCGCCACGTCGCCGCGGCCCAGCAGGGCGGCGGAGGTGAGCGCGGTGTGCACGTCCGGAAAGTAGAACGCGATGCGGCCGATGCGGTGCAGCTTCTGCTGGAAATCGGAGGCGACGAAGCCGCTGGCGCCCGCGCCGTAGACGTCGATCCGGCCGGCCGCGCCGATCGCCTCGACCACTCGCTCGCAGACCGCCGGGTCGAGCTGCTCGGCGGTCTCCTCCACGGCCCGGGCGTCGTTGAACGCGATCGTGGCGATGATCTGGGCGAGGTCGGCACCCGGCGGGATGTCGCCGCCGACCACCCGCGCGTCCGGCGGCTCGATCCGGCGGGCGGCCTCGGCGGCGAGCCGGATCCGCAGCTGGGGGTAGCCGTCCATGCCGACCGAGCGGCAGAAGCGGATCACTGTCGCCTCGGACGTCTCGGCGGCGGTGGCGAGGTCGGTGATCGTACGCCGGGCCGCGTCCGCCGGATCGGCGACGACCAGCCGGGCCACCCGCTGTTCGGCCGGGGACAGCGAGGGCAGCAGGCCGCTGATGTGGACGATCAGTCCACCGGGCTCGTGACTCGCAGAAATCTTCGAACTCTTCGCCACGGATGAAACTTACTTTCACACGGCGTGAGCGTCAACCATGACACCGCGTATCGGGAAATTTACCGTCTTCCGTGCCCGCCGCCGGGCCAAGGATCCCATTGTCGCAGCCCCGCCGCCTCATCCGCTCCGGTCGAGTCACTCCTGCCGCCCGACGTGCCGGTCCGCCGTCGCGCGGCAGGGCCTGCCTGGTCGGCCTCGACCGGACGGGCCGGACGGCCCACCGGTCCGTCGGCAGGGCGGTTGGCTAGCGTGTGTCCATGACGGAACGCACGGTGCTGGTGACCGGAGGCACGGGTGGGCTCGGCGGCGCGGTCACCGCCGCCTTCCTCGACGCGGGCTGGCGGGTGGTCGTACCCCAGCGGGAGCCCGGGACGGACGACGGCCCGGTCCGGGTCGTGGCCGACCTGCTGACGCCCGAGGGGGCCGCGCGGGCGGTCGAGGCCGCGACCGCCGAACCGGCCGCACCGCTGCGCGCGGTGGTCAACCTCGTCGGCGGGTACGCCGCCGGCGCCCTGGTGCACGAGACCCCGGTCGAGGACTTCGAGCGGATGCTGCGGCTCAACCTGCGCCCGACGTACCTGGTCACCCACGCGGCGCTGCCGCACCTCATGGCGTCCGGCGACGGCGCGGTGGTCTGTGTCTCGGCCCGGGCGGCGGTCACGCCGTTCCCCGGCGCCTCCGGCTACGCCACCGCGAAGGCCGCGGTGCGGGCGTTCGCCGAGACGGTCGCGGTCGAGTACCGGCAGCGCGGCGTGCGGTGCAACACCGTGCTGCCGAGCGTCATCGACACCCCGGCCAACCGCGCCGCCCAGCCCGACGCCGACCACGGGCGCTGGGTGCCGCCGGCCGAGATCGCCGAGGTGATCCGCTTCCTGGCCTCCCCCGAGTCCGCGCCCACCAGCGGCGCGAGCATCCCGGTCTACGGGCGGGCCTGAACCGGCACCGGCCCGTCCCGCCCGGCGCCACCGACCGGGCGGCGCGGGCCGGCCGGAGCCGGGCCGGCCGGAGCCGGGCCGGGACCGGCTGACGGGTCGTCGGGCAGCCACTCGCTCAGGTGCGCCCGGATCCGGCGGGCCACCTCCTCCGGCGGGCCGGTGCCGTCCACCACCACGAAGCTGCCGTACTCCGGCAGGTCCCGGTACGCGGCGGCCGCGGCGGTCAGCCACTCCATGGTCTCGTGGTCGGTGCCGCGCCGCTCGATCCGCCGGTACGCCTCGGCGGGGTCGACGGTGAGCAGGAACGTCACCCGGGGCGCCGGGAAGATCCGGTACCCGGCCCGGGCCAGCCGCTCCCACCGCTGCCCGCCGTGTGCCCGGATGCTGGCGTACTGGCAGGCGGACCACCTGTCCATCACCGCGGTACGCCCGGTCACCAGACAGCTGAGCAGCGCGAGCGCGATGGCCAACCATCGCAGCACCGACTCGACCACGAGCAGGCCGTCGCGCCCGACGAGCCGCTGC
It includes:
- a CDS encoding M16 family metallopeptidase, whose product is MPDSGFPWPIETTRLDNGLRVVVSEDRTAPAVAVNLWYDVGSRHEPAGQTGFAHLFEHLMFEGSVNVAKTEHMKLIQGAGGSLNATTNPDRTNYFETVPAEHLELALWLEADRMGGLVPALTQETLDNQRDVVKNERRQRYENVPYGDAWLRLLPLLYPPGHPYHHATIGSMADLNAADLATFQEFHSTYYAPNNAVLTVVGDTEAAEVFALADKYFGGLTARADIPAAPDGRTVPATGRPAVETVTADVPAPRVYVAHRTHPFGTQGYDVTTVLGTVLGSGRGSRLYQRLADGERIAQPDLVGAYGVDLAHAPAPLIATATARPGVSAERLRDGLAEVVDELATVPVTAAELDRAKALLSTMWWRQMSTVDGRADTLGRYATQFGDPARAADRLPAWLAVTAEQIAEQAAELLGAADRVILTYLPEEN
- a CDS encoding 3-deoxy-7-phosphoheptulonate synthase, encoding MPTVTTSQDAHRVIDQRIDRVVPLTTPALLHHHLPLETPLAEAVVAGRRAVGRVLDRDDDRLLVVVGPCSVHDPAAALEYAGRLREAAARVADDLLVVMRVYFEKPRSTVGWKGLINDPALDGSGDVNTGLRTARALLLDVLRLGLPVGCEFLDPITPQYIADTVAWGAIGARTVESQVHRQLASGLSMPIGMKNRPDGSIATAVDAIRAAGVPHVFPGIDVSGTPAIMHTRGNADGHLVLRGGGGRPNYDAESVAGALELLRAAGLPERVVVDASHANSGKDHRNQPLVAADVAAQLAAGQRGIAGIMLESFLVPGRQDLDPTRELAYGQSVTDACIGWDATAEVLDHLAQAVRARRATLPAPA
- a CDS encoding DUF1360 domain-containing protein — translated: MTGSGLKQKVARLRQAYAPHEHRPLEGYLKAMGTYAGVTAALVGLVRATGRPVPERPTPADVVLLSIATHKLSRLLSKDAITSPLRAPFTRYDHPIGSGEVMEQVRDEGSPTRHALGELVSCPFCLAVWVATGLTGGLVLAPRLTRLVATALTAVAASDFLQMGYAVAQQAAEGGRHEA
- a CDS encoding DUF6158 family protein, yielding MTESVRRDASPEQRVAEWDGDHARTVDADGEQLGVDPVELGDDDLVREMQSLHRTRLDTLRHATDSALANHLRRTAELETEYLARHPGREVDPSRLRDA
- a CDS encoding DUF3817 domain-containing protein, whose amino-acid sequence is MGGAFTRYRVIAWIVGVALVVLVLIGMPLKYGFDNPSVVAVVGVAHGWLYMLYLALTFDLSRRANWPLKRMLLVMLAGTVPFVSFYAERRVSHWVAAEARPRTPEPVAG
- a CDS encoding DUF6232 family protein, producing MQTDRSAAQPPRSPRPAAPRLLYARPGIVVTAERFTVGRNSWPVAEITQLRTDRGPHDRLAIRAVAVSAAMIAAVGLLLGFTGGLHRLTAGAYLMLGAVGLVPLLLVLIGDRVRPPSHELWGRVRGTEVLLFSSDDERQFGQVARALGRAREAARLGGWADPPAAEPWRPAR
- a CDS encoding C40 family peptidase; this encodes MSSLRMLLRSLAVAGLSAALLAPAQVARAEPTPAELTKQIEKSSTELERIVESYNKLNEDIKTNKATAAKLEARIGPLQEQAERSRADVGVLAATAYKTGGMRTAAALLDPGGQATLPERLGTLDQLTRQRQRTINSFTADQKRLIDQKTALDVTLAREAAQAKQLKSAKTRIEADLSDLYEMRRKAYGRATEAPGNPSSAGKPPAVSGDAGTAVRYAYGAVGKPYGYAQDGPGSYDCSGLTLAAWRAAGKSLPHSAAQQWGATTRISRSQLQPGDLVFYSGLGHVALYVGNGQIIDAPSAGRNVSKRGMNIMTIAGYGRV
- a CDS encoding sigma-70 family RNA polymerase sigma factor — encoded protein: MARNRATGASEGTVAIVDKNIGMRTDEVAEERDLVGVYLHEISRTPLLDAAREVDLSKAIEAGLYAEHLLDEDRIPDGVDREDLERLVAEGERAKDLFIRANLRLVVSIARRYVRSGMPMLDLIQEGNTGLVRAVEKFDYERGFKFSTYATWWIRQAISRAIAQQERTVRLPVHLVEDVNRMRNVARQLTRELGSDPEPEQIATALGVTVERVNELVRWSQDTVSLDTPVGDDGDTNLGDLVADSDAPSPEEIVLTGLERQRIEGLLNHLDDRSAGIMRARYGLEDGREHSLTEVASRFSLSRERIRQLEIQALGRLRELARAEGLQAA
- the murQ gene encoding N-acetylmuramic acid 6-phosphate etherase codes for the protein MTAGRVERDGVAAVRPVVRVGAPTERRNPHSVDLDLMSTRDVLTVINEADRRVPAAVAAVLDEIAETVDLAVAALRDGHRVHYFGAGTSGRLGVLDAAELAPTFNSPRHWFCSHLAGGPDAMWRAVEDAEDDERGGAADAAECVRHGDLVVGLAASGRTPYVLGALAASRAQGAGTVLLCANPEAEAAASVDVFIGVDTGPEVVTGSTRMKAGTAQKLVLNTFSTAVMVRLGRVYSNLMIDMVATNAKLRGRMISILMEATGCAEEVCRVALREADGDLKTALVALVSGAEVPAARAALARSAHQVRGALELLAS
- a CDS encoding MurR/RpiR family transcriptional regulator, with protein sequence MAKSSKISASHEPGGLIVHISGLLPSLSPAEQRVARLVVADPADAARRTITDLATAAETSEATVIRFCRSVGMDGYPQLRIRLAAEAARRIEPPDARVVGGDIPPGADLAQIIATIAFNDARAVEETAEQLDPAVCERVVEAIGAAGRIDVYGAGASGFVASDFQQKLHRIGRIAFYFPDVHTALTSAALLGRGDVAVGISHTGTTSDVIEVLEQARARGATTVALTNFPRSPITEVADHVLTTAARETTYRSGATASRLAQLTVVDCLFVGVAARSRARTKKALEATAEAVQSHRVGPGRRRG